One genomic window of Streptomyces spiramyceticus includes the following:
- a CDS encoding TetR/AcrR family transcriptional regulator produces MTSPVTSPVTPYPTGRGEVTADLLLGAALRVYAAEGERGITVGAVTRASGVSLGSLYHHFGSVDGLMAALTQRWLSRLLGELAMSLQDARTARAGIRALVRTYLAFIQEHRDAALLLHSSTADRYGMAQGKELRDAQEARLSAFAQWIQPRVESGELAPLPLPLIESLALGPVVGVARRWLSGIDDVDLDEAARILPDRIWRSLAP; encoded by the coding sequence GTGACTTCGCCGGTGACTTCGCCGGTGACGCCGTACCCGACGGGGCGCGGCGAGGTGACCGCCGACTTGCTCCTCGGCGCCGCGCTGCGCGTCTACGCCGCCGAGGGCGAGCGGGGCATCACGGTCGGCGCGGTCACCCGGGCCAGCGGGGTCAGTCTGGGCAGTCTCTACCACCACTTCGGCAGTGTCGACGGCCTCATGGCCGCGCTGACGCAGCGCTGGCTGAGCCGGCTGCTGGGCGAGCTGGCCATGTCTCTGCAGGACGCCCGCACCGCCCGTGCCGGCATCCGCGCCCTCGTCCGGACCTACCTGGCGTTCATACAGGAACACCGGGACGCCGCCCTGCTCCTGCACTCCTCCACGGCCGACCGATACGGCATGGCCCAGGGCAAAGAACTCCGCGACGCCCAGGAGGCCCGGCTCTCGGCCTTCGCCCAGTGGATCCAGCCCCGCGTCGAGTCCGGCGAACTCGCCCCGCTCCCGCTGCCTCTGATCGAGTCCCTGGCCCTCGGCCCGGTCGTCGGCGTCGCCCGCCGCTGGCTCTCGGGCATCGACGACGTCGACCTCGACGAGGCCGCCCGGATCCTGCCGGACCGGATTTGGCGGTCGCTGGCCCCGTGA
- a CDS encoding ricin-type beta-trefoil lectin domain protein — MQSRSDGSFKLVNQQTGQCLYSNGLGQAVFVGDCAQATGRLWRTGSGGSLRSDYGGGCLDLGMSSGLVTKTCAGEASQRWTRQT, encoded by the coding sequence GTGCAGAGCAGGTCGGACGGCAGCTTCAAGCTCGTCAACCAGCAGACCGGCCAGTGCCTGTACTCCAACGGGCTCGGCCAGGCCGTCTTCGTGGGCGACTGTGCCCAGGCCACCGGCCGGCTGTGGCGTACGGGTTCAGGTGGCAGCCTCCGGAGCGACTACGGCGGAGGCTGCCTCGACCTGGGCATGAGCAGCGGCCTGGTGACGAAGACGTGCGCCGGGGAGGCGTCGCAGCGGTGGACGAGGCAGACCTAG
- a CDS encoding pyruvate carboxylase: MFRKVLVANRGEIAIRAFRAAFELGISTVAVFPYEDRNSLHRAKADEAYQIGEKGHPVRAYLSVDEVIKAARRAGADAIYPGYGFLSENPDLAAACAEAGITFVGPPASVLHLTGNKSRAVAAAREAGVPVLKSSEPSTDVDTLIGAADSIGFPVFVKAVAGGGGRGMRRVAEPAELREAIDAAMREAESAFGDATVFLEQAVINPRHIEVQILADAHGNVVHLYERDCSVQRRHQKVVEIAPAPNLDPELRARICADAVAFAKHIGYVNAGTVEFLVDERGNHVFIEMNPRIQVEHTVTEQVTGRDLVIGQLRIAAGKTLPELQLTQDDIVLTGTALQCRITTEDPANGFRPDTGTISAYRSPGGPGVRLDGGTVHTGAEVSAHFDSMLVKLTCHGHDFANAARRARRAIAEFRIRGVATNLPFLGAVLDHPGFREGRVTTSFIAEHPELIRARPSADRGSRMLTYLAETTVNRPHGPRPQVIDPAAKLPPVALGRASAEGSRQRLAALGPEAFAAELRAQRAVAVTDTTFRDAHQSLLATRVRTRDLLAVAPHVARTAPELLSLECWGGATYDVALRFLAEDPWERLAALREAVPNICTQMLLRGRNTVGYTPYPVEVTEAFVAEAAATGMDIFRIFDALNDVSQMRPAIDAVRSTGTSLAEVALCYTADLSNPAEQLYTLDYYLRLAEQIVEAGAHVLAIKDMAGLLRPRAARTLVTALRDRFDLPVHLHTHDTAGGQLATLIAAIDAGVDAVDAAVASMAGTTSQPSLSALVAATDHTERATGLSLDAVGGLEPYWEAMRKVYAPFESGLASPTGRVYHHEIPGGQLSNLRQQAIALGLGDRFELIEDCYAAADRMLGRLVKVTPSSKVVGDLALHLVGAGVQAADFESDPGKFDVPDSVVGFLRGELGDPPGGWPEPFRTRALQGRPEQAGAPTLSDEDREGLGRERRATLNRLLFPGPTKEFQAHREAYGDTSVLPTQDFFYGLEPDTEHTVTLGAGVTLLIELEAISEADERGFRTVLATLNGQLRPVSVRDKSVATEVKAAEKAERGNDRHVPAPFAGVVTLQVEEGSSVSAGQTVATIEAMKMEASITAQCAGTVARLAIGKIQQVEAGDLLIEIG; encoded by the coding sequence ATGTTCCGCAAGGTATTGGTCGCCAACCGTGGCGAGATCGCGATCCGCGCCTTCCGCGCGGCGTTCGAGCTCGGCATCTCCACCGTGGCCGTTTTCCCCTACGAGGACCGCAACTCGCTCCACCGGGCAAAAGCTGACGAGGCCTACCAGATCGGCGAAAAGGGCCACCCGGTGCGGGCCTATCTCTCGGTCGACGAGGTGATCAAGGCCGCGCGCAGGGCCGGCGCCGACGCCATCTACCCCGGATACGGCTTCCTGTCGGAGAACCCCGACCTCGCCGCCGCGTGTGCCGAGGCCGGGATCACCTTTGTCGGGCCCCCCGCTTCCGTACTGCACCTCACCGGCAACAAGTCCCGCGCGGTGGCGGCCGCCCGCGAGGCCGGGGTTCCCGTCCTGAAGTCGTCGGAGCCGTCCACGGACGTGGACACGCTGATCGGCGCGGCCGACTCCATCGGGTTCCCGGTGTTCGTCAAGGCGGTCGCCGGCGGCGGCGGGCGAGGAATGCGGCGCGTCGCCGAGCCCGCCGAGCTGCGGGAGGCGATCGACGCGGCGATGCGCGAGGCGGAGTCGGCGTTCGGAGACGCCACCGTCTTCCTGGAGCAGGCCGTCATCAACCCCCGCCACATCGAAGTGCAGATCCTCGCCGACGCCCACGGGAATGTCGTCCACCTGTACGAGCGTGACTGTTCGGTGCAGCGCCGCCACCAGAAGGTCGTCGAGATCGCGCCAGCGCCGAATCTCGACCCGGAGCTGCGCGCGCGTATCTGCGCCGACGCCGTCGCGTTCGCCAAGCACATCGGATACGTCAACGCGGGGACCGTGGAGTTCCTGGTCGACGAGCGCGGCAACCACGTCTTCATCGAGATGAACCCGCGTATCCAGGTGGAGCACACGGTCACCGAGCAGGTCACCGGACGGGACCTGGTGATCGGGCAGCTGCGGATCGCCGCGGGAAAGACACTTCCGGAACTGCAGCTGACGCAGGACGACATCGTCCTCACGGGCACGGCCCTGCAATGCCGTATCACCACTGAGGATCCCGCCAACGGCTTCCGTCCCGACACCGGCACCATCTCCGCGTACCGTTCCCCGGGCGGCCCCGGTGTACGGCTCGACGGCGGCACCGTCCACACCGGCGCCGAAGTGTCTGCCCACTTCGACTCGATGCTGGTCAAGCTGACCTGCCACGGCCACGACTTTGCCAACGCCGCCCGCCGCGCACGGCGTGCGATCGCCGAGTTCCGTATCCGCGGAGTCGCCACCAATCTGCCCTTCCTGGGCGCCGTGCTCGACCACCCCGGCTTCCGCGAAGGCCGTGTCACGACAAGCTTCATCGCCGAGCATCCGGAGCTGATCCGGGCGCGCCCCTCGGCCGACCGCGGAAGTCGCATGCTCACGTATCTCGCCGAGACGACCGTCAACCGTCCCCACGGCCCGCGTCCCCAGGTCATCGACCCGGCTGCCAAGCTCCCTCCCGTCGCACTGGGCAGAGCGTCCGCCGAAGGCTCCCGGCAGCGCCTCGCGGCACTCGGGCCGGAGGCGTTCGCAGCGGAACTGCGTGCGCAGCGGGCCGTCGCGGTGACGGACACGACCTTCCGCGACGCGCACCAGTCCCTGCTGGCCACCCGGGTGAGGACGCGCGATCTGCTGGCCGTCGCCCCGCATGTCGCCCGCACAGCACCGGAGCTGCTGAGCCTGGAGTGCTGGGGCGGCGCCACGTACGACGTCGCCCTGCGCTTCCTCGCCGAGGATCCCTGGGAGCGGCTCGCGGCCCTGCGGGAGGCGGTGCCCAACATCTGTACGCAGATGCTGCTGCGCGGGCGCAACACCGTCGGTTACACGCCCTACCCCGTCGAGGTGACCGAGGCCTTCGTCGCCGAGGCTGCGGCGACCGGCATGGACATCTTCCGGATCTTCGACGCGCTCAACGACGTCTCGCAGATGCGTCCCGCCATCGATGCCGTCCGGTCCACCGGCACCTCGCTGGCCGAGGTCGCCCTGTGCTACACCGCGGACCTGTCGAACCCGGCCGAACAGCTGTACACGCTCGACTACTACCTGCGCCTCGCGGAGCAGATCGTGGAGGCCGGCGCGCACGTACTGGCCATCAAGGACATGGCCGGCCTGCTGCGCCCGCGCGCCGCCCGCACCCTGGTGACCGCACTGCGCGACCGCTTCGACCTTCCGGTGCATCTGCACACCCATGACACGGCGGGTGGCCAGCTCGCGACGCTGATCGCCGCGATCGACGCGGGCGTCGACGCCGTCGACGCAGCCGTCGCCTCGATGGCGGGCACCACCAGCCAGCCGTCCCTGTCGGCGCTCGTCGCGGCTACCGACCACACGGAGCGCGCGACCGGGCTCTCGCTCGACGCGGTCGGAGGACTCGAACCGTACTGGGAAGCCATGCGTAAGGTCTATGCGCCCTTCGAGTCGGGGCTCGCCTCGCCCACCGGGCGGGTCTACCACCACGAGATCCCCGGCGGACAGTTGTCGAACCTGCGTCAGCAGGCCATCGCGCTCGGCCTCGGCGACCGCTTCGAGCTGATCGAGGACTGCTACGCGGCCGCCGACCGGATGCTGGGCCGGCTGGTCAAGGTGACCCCCTCCTCGAAGGTGGTGGGAGACCTCGCCCTGCACCTGGTCGGAGCCGGGGTCCAGGCGGCCGACTTCGAGTCCGACCCCGGCAAGTTCGACGTACCGGACTCGGTGGTCGGATTCTTGCGCGGCGAGCTCGGCGACCCGCCCGGCGGCTGGCCCGAGCCGTTCCGTACGCGCGCACTCCAGGGCCGCCCCGAGCAGGCCGGGGCTCCGACCTTGTCGGACGAGGACCGCGAGGGACTGGGCCGGGAGCGGCGGGCGACGCTGAACCGGTTGCTGTTCCCCGGCCCGACCAAGGAGTTCCAGGCCCACCGCGAGGCCTACGGCGATACGTCCGTACTGCCCACGCAGGACTTCTTCTACGGCTTGGAGCCGGACACCGAGCACACGGTCACCCTGGGGGCCGGTGTCACGCTGCTGATCGAGCTGGAAGCGATCTCCGAGGCCGACGAGCGGGGCTTCCGTACGGTGCTGGCCACGCTCAACGGCCAGCTGCGGCCGGTGTCGGTGCGGGACAAGTCCGTCGCCACCGAGGTCAAGGCCGCGGAGAAGGCCGAGCGCGGCAACGACCGGCATGTCCCCGCGCCGTTCGCCGGCGTCGTGACGCTCCAGGTGGAGGAGGGCTCTTCGGTGTCGGCGGGTCAGACGGTGGCCACCATCGAGGCGATGAAGATGGAGGCTTCCATCACCGCCCAGTGCGCGGGCACGGTCGCGCGGCTGGCGATCGGAAAGATCCAGCAGGTCGAGGCGGGCGATCTGCTCATCGAGATCGGCTGA
- a CDS encoding NAD-dependent epimerase/dehydratase family protein, which yields MSLHIVIGFGPAGAATARLLAKNGHSVRVVTKSGGSPEPGIEHVALDATDSKRLIDVAQGAAAIYGCASPPYHRWASEWPPLAASVCAAAEATGAVLVMLGNLYGYGPVDGPMTEELPLAATGPKGRVRAAVWEQARELHEQGRIKAVEVRASDFFGPGATDGGHLAARVMPRLLRGKPVSTLGDPDAPHSWSYLPDVARALAEVADEERAWGRAWHVPTEPALSTREMVDRLATQSQTGPVAVRRLPPAVLGVVSVFSPLIRELKEIRYQFDRPFVVDSSAYESEFAVRATPVDEQVKATVDWWRERLAIAG from the coding sequence GTGAGCCTTCATATCGTCATAGGTTTCGGGCCCGCAGGGGCGGCAACTGCTCGGCTGCTGGCCAAGAATGGGCATTCAGTACGCGTCGTCACCAAGTCGGGCGGAAGCCCGGAGCCCGGCATCGAGCACGTAGCGTTGGACGCGACGGACAGCAAGCGATTGATCGACGTCGCGCAGGGCGCGGCCGCGATCTACGGCTGTGCCTCACCGCCCTACCATCGCTGGGCGAGTGAATGGCCACCGCTGGCCGCGTCGGTCTGCGCGGCGGCCGAGGCGACCGGGGCCGTCCTGGTCATGCTGGGCAACCTCTACGGGTACGGTCCGGTCGACGGTCCCATGACCGAGGAACTGCCGCTCGCGGCGACCGGCCCCAAGGGGCGGGTGCGCGCTGCCGTTTGGGAGCAGGCGCGGGAACTCCATGAGCAGGGTCGTATCAAGGCGGTCGAGGTGCGGGCCTCGGACTTCTTCGGGCCCGGCGCGACCGACGGCGGGCACTTGGCCGCGCGGGTCATGCCACGACTGTTGCGCGGTAAGCCGGTCTCCACGCTCGGGGACCCGGACGCCCCGCACAGCTGGAGCTACCTCCCCGATGTGGCCAGGGCCCTGGCCGAGGTCGCGGACGAGGAACGGGCCTGGGGGCGGGCCTGGCACGTGCCGACGGAGCCCGCCTTGTCCACCCGGGAGATGGTCGACCGCCTTGCCACTCAGTCGCAAACGGGGCCGGTCGCGGTGCGCAGGCTGCCGCCGGCTGTGCTCGGGGTCGTGTCGGTGTTCTCTCCGCTGATCCGCGAACTCAAGGAGATCCGTTATCAGTTCGACCGTCCATTTGTAGTTGATTCGAGTGCTTACGAATCCGAATTTGCGGTACGAGCCACCCCTGTCGATGAGCAGGTCAAGGCGACAGTGGACTGGTGGCGTGAGCGACTGGCCATCGCCGGGTGA